The sequence CGGGAGTTTAAGCCATGAAACGCTGAAGGCGTCGGAGTTGCGCGACAGGTATCTGGAACGGCTGGCCGAGCGAAAGGCCGAGTTGCAGGATCTTTGCGCCGCGACTGGCTGGCATTATGGGTTGCACCATACTTCGGACAGCGCGCAATCGGCGCTTTTGTGGCTCTATTCCGCCTTTGAACGAGGGGGCGCGCGATGATGATTGGCCCCATAGGCTTTACCGCGCCCTGGCTTTTGGTGGCGCTGGCGGCCTTGCCGATCCTGTGGTTGATCCTGCGGGCGGTGCCGCCCGCACCCATCCGCCGTCGGTTTCCCGGTGTGGCGCTTTTGCTGGGCCTGCGCGACGACGACAGCGTCACGGACCGCACGCCGTGGTGGCTGTTGCTGTTGCGGATGCTGGCGGTGGCGGCGATGATCGTTGGTCTTGCCGGGCCGGTGCTGAACCCGCGCACCGACGGCGAGCAGGCCCGCACCGGGCCGCTTTTGATCGTGCTGGATGCTTCATGGGCCAGCGGGCGGGATTGGCGCGCACAGTCGGATTTGCTGGACTCGATGCTGGCCGAGGCGGGGCGCGCGGCGCGGCCCGTGGCACTGTTGCGCCTCACCGACCCCGAACCGCCCGCCTTCCAGGCCGCCGAAAGCTGGCGCTCACGGTTGACCGGGCTGGCCCCGGTCCCTTGGGCGCCTGAGATGGAAGGCATTGCCGACCGCCTGCCGGAGGGCGAGTTCGAAACCCGCTGGTTCTCAGACGGCTTGGCGCGCGAGGGGCGCGAGAATTTGCTTGAGGCACTGGAGGCGCGCGGCCCGGTGACGGTGCATGAAAGCCCCGCGCCCACCTTTGCCCTGCGCCCGGCGGTGATGGCCGACGGGATTGTCGAACTCACGGCCCTGCGCGCCCGCCCCGGTGCGGCGCGCGAGGTGACGGTCGAGGCGCATGGCCGCGACCCTCAGGGGATTGCGCGTATGCTGGCCGCCCTGCCCCTGACGTTTGCCGAAGGCGAGGTTCAGGCCAGTGGCGAGCTTTCGTTGCCTGCCGAATTGCGCGCCCGCCTGACCCGGTTCGAGATTGCCGGGCAAGGCCACGCCGGGGCCATAAGCCTGACCGACGACAGCCTGAAACGGCGCGAGGTGGCCCTGATTGCCGGGCGCGAGGATCGCGAGGGGTTGGAGCTTCTGTCGCCCCTGCATTACCTTGAACAGGCCCTCGCCCCGTCGGCGGATATGCTGGATGGGGCGCTGATGGATATCCTGCCTGCCAACCCTGACGTGATCGCGCTGGCCGATGTGGCGACGCTCGCCCCGGCGGAGCAAGAGGCGCTGCTGGAGTGGACGGAAAGCGGCGGGATGCTCCTGCGTTTTGCCGGGCCGCGTCTGGCGGCCTCGGATATTTCCCGCGATGACGAGGCGCCGCTGATGCCCGTGCGCCTGCGCGCCGGAGGGCGCAGCGTGGGCGGTGCCATGTCCTGGGGCGAACCCAAATCGCTGGCCCCCTTTGCCGAGGACAGCCCGTTTTTCGGCCTGTCCATCCCCGGTGACGTCACGGTATCGGCGCAGGTCATGGCACAGCCCGACCCGACTCTGGCCTCCCGCGTCATTGCACAACTGAGCGACGGCACGCCGTTGGTGACGCGCAAGCAGGTGGGATCGGGGCAGGTGGTCCTGTTCCACGTCACCGCCAATGCCGAATGGTCCAGCCTGC comes from Roseovarius bejariae and encodes:
- a CDS encoding DUF4159 domain-containing protein, translated to MMIGPIGFTAPWLLVALAALPILWLILRAVPPAPIRRRFPGVALLLGLRDDDSVTDRTPWWLLLLRMLAVAAMIVGLAGPVLNPRTDGEQARTGPLLIVLDASWASGRDWRAQSDLLDSMLAEAGRAARPVALLRLTDPEPPAFQAAESWRSRLTGLAPVPWAPEMEGIADRLPEGEFETRWFSDGLAREGRENLLEALEARGPVTVHESPAPTFALRPAVMADGIVELTALRARPGAAREVTVEAHGRDPQGIARMLAALPLTFAEGEVQASGELSLPAELRARLTRFEIAGQGHAGAISLTDDSLKRREVALIAGREDREGLELLSPLHYLEQALAPSADMLDGALMDILPANPDVIALADVATLAPAEQEALLEWTESGGMLLRFAGPRLAASDISRDDEAPLMPVRLRAGGRSVGGAMSWGEPKSLAPFAEDSPFFGLSIPGDVTVSAQVMAQPDPTLASRVIAQLSDGTPLVTRKQVGSGQVVLFHVTANAEWSSLPLSGLFVQMLERLAVSSVVAKPDAAELQGTTWQPAQVLDGFGRLQEAGTLPGVAGEALIDPQLGPDLRPGLYDGPDRRLALNVTAAETTLTPMTWPARVPVEGLARPPEAPLGGWLLGLAMLLLMGDIIASLALSGRLMPTRATAVFLAGLLLIQPPMAEAQGATDKPLTAASEVVLAHVLTGNRDVDETAQAGLRGLSETLFFRTSVEPDDPIGVNLETDELAVYPLLYWPITPDQPLPSDVAYAKLNTYLRTGGMILFDTRDANVAGFGASSPNGQMLQRLAQPLDIPPLEPVPDDHVLTRTFYLLQDFPGRHSGRSVWVEAAPPDAEQVEGMPFRNLNDNVTPVVIGGNDWASAWAMDERGNPLFPVGRGFAGERQRELSYRFGVNLVMHVLTGNYKSDQVHVPALLDRLGQ